In Salinisphaera sp. LB1, one genomic interval encodes:
- the murC gene encoding UDP-N-acetylmuramate--L-alanine ligase, with protein MALDGSAINQGFEPLMHRPMRRVRTVHMVGIGGVGMAGIARVLINLGYDVTGSDVKDSATTQSLAALGATVYLGHSADNVARADVVVVSTAVAQDNPEVVAAHDRLVPVVRRAEMLAELMRFRYGIAVAGTHGKTTTTSLVASLLADGHLDPTFIVGGKVLGAGSNARLGEGPYLVAEADESDASFLFLTPMMAIVTNIDADHLETYGGDFTKLTDTFVEFLHHLPFYGLAVLCVDDPVVRQILPDVGRPITTYGIDQAADFRAENLRFDGTGTRFTLRHNGDEGLDVHLNLPGRHNVLNALAAAAVAHELGVDMASIGASLSQFAGIGRRCEVHGEIDFGGKPALLVDDYGHHPRELSSTIAAARTAWPDRRLVVVFQPHRYSRTRDLFEDFAQVLADLDVLVLCEVYPAGETAITGADGRALARAVRARGRVDPVFVDDVQALPTVLDGVVAEGDVVLTLGAGDIGAVAQRLVARGRGGNP; from the coding sequence ATGGCGCTGGACGGATCCGCAATCAATCAGGGCTTCGAGCCGCTCATGCACCGCCCGATGCGTCGTGTGCGCACGGTCCACATGGTGGGGATCGGCGGCGTGGGGATGGCCGGCATCGCGCGTGTGCTGATCAATCTCGGCTACGACGTCACCGGCAGCGATGTGAAGGACAGTGCGACGACGCAGTCGCTGGCGGCGCTCGGGGCCACGGTCTATCTCGGCCACAGTGCCGACAATGTGGCCCGGGCCGATGTGGTTGTGGTATCGACCGCGGTGGCGCAGGACAATCCGGAAGTGGTGGCCGCGCACGACCGTCTGGTGCCGGTGGTGCGGCGTGCCGAGATGCTGGCCGAACTGATGCGCTTTCGCTACGGCATCGCGGTCGCCGGCACGCATGGCAAGACCACGACTACCAGCCTGGTGGCCTCGCTGCTGGCCGACGGCCATCTCGACCCCACTTTCATCGTCGGCGGCAAGGTGCTGGGCGCGGGCTCGAACGCGCGTCTGGGCGAGGGCCCATATCTGGTCGCCGAGGCCGATGAGTCGGATGCGTCGTTTCTGTTTCTCACGCCGATGATGGCGATCGTGACCAATATCGACGCCGATCATCTGGAAACCTACGGCGGCGACTTCACGAAGCTCACCGACACCTTCGTCGAATTCCTGCACCACCTGCCGTTCTACGGTCTGGCGGTGCTGTGCGTCGACGATCCGGTCGTGCGCCAGATCCTGCCGGACGTCGGCCGTCCGATCACTACCTACGGCATCGATCAGGCGGCCGATTTCCGTGCCGAGAACCTGCGCTTCGACGGTACGGGCACGCGTTTCACGCTGCGCCACAACGGCGACGAGGGTCTCGACGTGCATCTGAATCTGCCCGGCCGCCACAACGTGCTCAACGCGCTGGCGGCAGCGGCCGTGGCCCACGAACTCGGGGTGGACATGGCCTCGATCGGTGCCAGCCTGTCGCAATTCGCCGGCATCGGCCGACGCTGCGAGGTGCACGGCGAGATCGATTTCGGCGGCAAGCCGGCGCTGTTGGTCGACGACTACGGTCATCATCCGCGCGAGCTGTCTTCGACCATCGCCGCCGCCCGCACGGCCTGGCCGGATCGGCGTCTGGTCGTGGTTTTCCAGCCGCATCGCTATAGCCGAACCCGTGATCTGTTCGAGGACTTCGCCCAGGTGCTGGCGGATCTCGACGTGCTTGTGCTGTGCGAGGTCTATCCGGCCGGCGAAACCGCGATTACCGGCGCCGATGGCCGGGCGCTGGCGCGCGCAGTGCGTGCGCGCGGGCGGGTCGATCCGGTGTTCGTCGACGACGTGCAGGCCTTGCCGACAGTGCTGGACGGCGTGGTCGCCGAAGGCGATGTGGTGTTGACGCTCGGCGCCGGCGATATCGGTGCCGTGGCGCAGCGCCTGGTCGCCCGCGGCCGGGGGGGGAATCCATGA
- a CDS encoding cell division protein FtsQ/DivIB, giving the protein MKWINARRLRDGALGAIVLLGVAACTWQGIKPDNAGPRRLYISGKSAHVSDQQIAQMAAPYLKASFFDVDTAALKARIASRPWLTDVRVSRHWPDGVVVHVADHKPVAAWGDKSVLAADGQVFTPDTRPQGLIQLNGPAKDSAKVYAQYRHLSGILAGHGVHLASLELKASGDWQARLDDGLELRLGRDQLAARMQRFVRFALARPRARRALAGAGYVDLRYSDGFAVGGSRHETASASHEESVG; this is encoded by the coding sequence ATGAAATGGATCAATGCACGGCGTCTGCGTGACGGCGCCCTCGGCGCCATTGTGCTGCTGGGTGTGGCCGCCTGTACCTGGCAGGGTATCAAGCCCGACAACGCGGGGCCGCGCCGGCTGTACATCAGCGGCAAATCGGCTCATGTTTCGGACCAGCAGATCGCCCAGATGGCTGCGCCTTACCTCAAGGCGTCGTTCTTCGATGTCGACACGGCAGCGCTCAAGGCGCGCATCGCGAGCCGGCCGTGGCTGACCGACGTGCGCGTCTCACGCCACTGGCCCGATGGCGTGGTGGTGCATGTTGCCGACCACAAGCCGGTCGCGGCCTGGGGGGACAAGAGTGTGCTGGCCGCCGACGGCCAAGTGTTCACGCCGGATACGCGCCCGCAGGGATTGATCCAGCTGAACGGGCCGGCGAAGGACAGCGCTAAAGTTTATGCACAATATCGCCATCTATCCGGTATCCTCGCCGGTCATGGTGTACATCTCGCCTCGCTTGAGTTGAAGGCGAGCGGTGACTGGCAGGCTCGACTCGACGATGGGCTCGAACTTCGGTTGGGTCGCGATCAGCTGGCGGCGCGCATGCAGCGTTTCGTTCGCTTCGCGCTTGCGCGTCCGCGGGCGCGCCGTGCACTGGCCGGCGCCGGTTACGTCGACCTGCGCTACAGCGATGGTTTTGCCGTGGGCGGCAGTCGCCACGAGACCGCTTCGGCGAGTCATGAGGAGTCAGTCGGATGA
- the ftsA gene encoding cell division protein FtsA, whose protein sequence is MSKRPEQNLIVGLDIGTSKVACIVAESNNGEIEIIGLGTAPSKGMKKGMVVNIESTTDSIRRAVEEAELMAGCRIQSVHCGISGAHVRSLNSHGIVAVRNKEVTESDIERVIDAACAVAIPADQKILHVLPQEFAVDDNEGIQEPVGMSGVRLEAKVHIVTGAVTSAHNIQKCVARCGLEVSKLSLEQLASSYAVLTDDEKDLGVALVDIGGGTSDIAVFVNGAIRHTAVIPIAGDQVTNDIAVALRTPTQHAEQIKIRYGCALPELITDDDAIEVPSVGERPPRRLSRYTLAEVIKPRYEELFMLIHKELVRSGFEDLLAGGVVITGGSSKMEGLTDLAEEVFHMSVRLGTPQKVRGLSDVVRNPIHATGVGLLEFGHRTQSKGGMHVPAQDNSFAQVWERMKAWFQGNF, encoded by the coding sequence ATGAGCAAACGGCCTGAACAGAATCTCATCGTCGGCCTGGATATCGGCACGTCGAAGGTGGCGTGCATCGTTGCCGAGTCCAACAACGGCGAAATCGAGATCATCGGCCTGGGCACCGCGCCGTCCAAGGGCATGAAGAAGGGGATGGTGGTCAATATCGAGTCGACCACCGACTCGATCCGGCGTGCCGTCGAGGAAGCCGAACTGATGGCGGGCTGCCGTATCCAGTCGGTGCACTGCGGCATCTCGGGCGCGCACGTGCGCTCGCTGAACTCGCACGGCATTGTCGCGGTCCGCAACAAGGAAGTCACCGAGTCCGACATCGAGCGCGTGATCGACGCCGCCTGTGCGGTCGCCATCCCGGCCGATCAGAAGATTCTGCATGTGCTGCCCCAGGAATTCGCGGTCGATGACAACGAAGGTATCCAGGAGCCGGTCGGCATGTCCGGGGTGCGGCTCGAGGCCAAGGTGCATATCGTCACCGGTGCCGTGACCTCGGCCCACAACATCCAGAAATGCGTGGCGCGCTGCGGTCTGGAAGTGTCCAAGCTGTCGCTGGAGCAACTGGCGTCGTCGTATGCGGTGCTCACCGACGACGAAAAGGATCTCGGGGTGGCGCTGGTGGATATCGGCGGCGGTACGTCCGATATCGCCGTTTTCGTCAACGGCGCGATCCGGCATACGGCAGTGATTCCGATTGCCGGCGACCAGGTCACCAACGATATCGCCGTGGCGCTGCGCACGCCGACCCAGCATGCCGAGCAGATCAAGATCCGCTATGGCTGTGCGCTGCCGGAACTGATCACCGATGACGACGCCATCGAAGTGCCGAGTGTCGGCGAGCGCCCGCCACGGCGGCTGTCGCGCTACACCCTGGCCGAGGTGATCAAACCGCGCTACGAAGAGTTGTTCATGCTGATTCACAAGGAGTTGGTACGGTCCGGCTTCGAGGATCTGCTGGCCGGCGGCGTCGTGATCACCGGCGGCTCCTCCAAGATGGAAGGGCTGACCGATCTGGCCGAAGAGGTCTTCCACATGTCGGTACGCCTGGGTACGCCGCAGAAGGTGCGGGGACTATCGGACGTAGTGCGCAACCCGATCCATGCCACCGGCGTGGGTCTGCTGGAATTCGGTCATCGCACACAATCCAAGGGTGGCATGCATGTGCCGGCGCAGGACAACAGTTTTGCTCAGGTCTGGGAGCGCATGAAGGCCTGGTTCCAGGGCAATTTCTAG
- the ftsZ gene encoding cell division protein FtsZ has protein sequence MPEVFEFADQTNTQAVIKVIGVGGGGGNTVNQMVAGGIKGVDFICANTDAQHLERCDADVLVQLGINITRGLGAGADPAVGRQAAEEDRDRIRESIEGADMLFITAGMGGGTGTGAAPVVAEIAREMGILTLAVVTKPFPFERGKRMEVAQRGIDELGGFVDSLIVIPNEKLLTALGKSITLKNAFQAANNVLHNAVQGISDLITRPGMLNVDFADVRKVMSVQGMAMMGRASAKGEDRAREAAEAALASPLLDDLSLHGAQGLLVNVTGDENLGIHEFQIVNEVVAEMGGDNAEVIIGMAEDPEAGDEITVTVVATGLGQQQLEQREAPQAIKRDSAGQMRYEDLDRPTVIRQSPRQGNRDSTAVDMDYFDVPAFLRNQAD, from the coding sequence ATGCCAGAAGTATTTGAGTTCGCGGATCAGACCAATACACAAGCAGTAATCAAGGTCATCGGCGTCGGTGGCGGTGGTGGCAACACCGTCAACCAGATGGTCGCCGGCGGCATCAAGGGTGTCGATTTCATCTGTGCCAACACCGATGCGCAGCATCTGGAACGCTGTGACGCCGATGTGCTCGTCCAGCTCGGCATTAACATTACCCGCGGGCTGGGCGCAGGCGCGGATCCGGCCGTCGGCCGTCAAGCCGCCGAAGAGGATCGCGATCGCATTCGCGAATCCATCGAGGGCGCCGACATGTTGTTCATCACCGCCGGCATGGGCGGCGGCACCGGCACGGGCGCCGCCCCGGTCGTGGCCGAGATCGCCCGCGAGATGGGTATTCTCACCCTGGCCGTAGTGACCAAACCATTTCCGTTCGAACGCGGCAAGCGCATGGAAGTGGCGCAACGCGGTATCGACGAACTCGGCGGCTTCGTGGATTCGCTGATCGTGATTCCGAACGAAAAGCTACTGACCGCGCTCGGCAAGTCGATCACGCTCAAGAACGCCTTCCAGGCCGCCAACAACGTGTTGCATAACGCGGTGCAGGGCATTTCCGACCTGATCACGCGCCCGGGCATGCTCAACGTCGACTTCGCCGACGTGCGCAAGGTCATGAGCGTACAGGGCATGGCGATGATGGGCCGGGCTTCGGCCAAGGGTGAGGATCGGGCCCGCGAAGCCGCCGAGGCCGCGCTCGCCAGTCCGCTGCTGGATGATCTGTCGCTGCATGGCGCCCAGGGGCTGTTGGTCAACGTCACCGGCGATGAGAATCTCGGCATTCACGAGTTCCAGATCGTCAACGAGGTCGTGGCCGAGATGGGCGGCGACAACGCCGAGGTGATCATCGGCATGGCCGAGGACCCGGAAGCCGGCGACGAAATTACGGTCACCGTGGTCGCCACCGGTCTGGGCCAGCAGCAGCTCGAACAGCGCGAAGCGCCCCAGGCGATCAAGCGCGATTCGGCGGGTCAGATGCGTTACGAGGACCTGGATCGTCCGACCGTGATCCGGCAGTCGCCGCGCCAGGGCAATCGCGACAGCACGGCGGTCGATATGGATTACTTCGACGTGCCGGCGTTCTTGCGCAACCAGGCCGACTGA
- the lpxC gene encoding UDP-3-O-acyl-N-acetylglucosamine deacetylase — translation MLRQRTLKNPIRATGVGLHTGRKVYMTLRPAEANQGIVFRRSDLDPAVDVTASAFAVGDTTLATTLVNDDGVRIKTVEHLLSAMAGLGIDNAIVELSADELPIMDGSAGPFVFLIQSAGIQELDAAKRFIRVRQPLEVTDGDKWARFDPFDGFKVSFAIDFDHPAFAEEAQSATVDFSTTSFVREVSRARTFGFMRDIEYLRSNNLARGGSMDNAVVLDDYRVLNADGLRYDNEFVRHKILDAIGDLYLLGSGLIGSYSGYKSGHGLNNKLVRALLEQKHAWEVITFEDSAALPISYINARPVTAAAAA, via the coding sequence ATGCTTCGACAGCGCACGCTCAAGAACCCGATCCGCGCCACAGGCGTTGGGCTGCATACGGGCCGCAAGGTCTACATGACGCTGCGCCCCGCCGAGGCGAATCAGGGCATCGTCTTCCGGCGCAGCGATCTCGATCCCGCCGTCGACGTGACGGCCAGCGCTTTTGCCGTGGGCGATACGACCCTGGCCACCACGCTCGTCAATGACGACGGTGTGCGCATCAAGACTGTCGAGCATCTATTGTCGGCCATGGCGGGCCTCGGTATCGATAATGCCATTGTCGAATTGTCTGCCGACGAACTGCCCATCATGGATGGCAGTGCTGGCCCTTTTGTCTTTCTGATCCAGTCCGCCGGCATTCAGGAGCTCGACGCAGCGAAGCGTTTCATCCGCGTCAGGCAGCCATTGGAAGTGACCGACGGCGACAAGTGGGCGCGGTTCGATCCATTCGATGGCTTCAAGGTGAGCTTCGCCATCGACTTCGATCATCCGGCCTTCGCCGAAGAGGCGCAGTCGGCGACCGTCGACTTCTCGACCACCTCGTTCGTTCGCGAGGTCAGTCGGGCGCGTACATTCGGTTTCATGCGCGATATTGAATATCTGCGCTCGAACAATCTGGCGCGTGGCGGGTCGATGGATAATGCCGTCGTGCTCGACGACTATCGCGTGCTCAATGCGGACGGCCTGCGCTACGACAATGAATTCGTGCGGCACAAGATCCTGGATGCCATCGGCGATCTTTATCTGTTGGGCAGCGGCCTGATCGGCAGCTATTCCGGCTACAAGTCAGGCCATGGTCTGAACAACAAGCTGGTTCGTGCGCTGCTTGAGCAGAAACATGCCTGGGAGGTGATTACCTTCGAGGACAGCGCGGCGTTGCCGATCTCCTATATCAATGCCCGGCCGGTGACCGCGGCCGCCGCGGCGTAG
- a CDS encoding diacylglycerol kinase family protein: protein MAETEGLSASYPQRAPRRLGIIYNSQSGRHRRRWGRHPVPTDVPAIEAKQPEDIARAVTELAALGVDTLAVAGGDGTVQCVLSHVLLDDLFDTLPVLALVPTGSTNMTARDVGFVDVRRRGWQPLLDWAASGGRQSRATIADRAVLRIQASDSQPAVCGMFFGVGAVHHAVQYTQQNLHSKGLRGEAGPGLAFLRFLKSVALQDRRHFAPTRIRLVDDAGRTVDDPTLLMVASTLDRLVLSFHPFWGREQAPIAWTTISQNASRFLLRLPFVARGWSRGFKAAEGAGYVSHNSHELRLAFDDGFIVDGEFYRSRPDDGPVRLSVAGHVPFLSL from the coding sequence ATGGCCGAAACCGAAGGTCTGTCCGCGTCATATCCGCAGCGTGCGCCGCGGCGACTGGGCATCATCTACAACTCGCAGAGCGGTCGCCACCGGCGGCGCTGGGGGCGACATCCGGTTCCGACCGACGTCCCCGCCATCGAGGCCAAGCAACCCGAAGATATCGCGCGCGCGGTCACCGAGCTGGCCGCGCTCGGCGTCGATACACTGGCCGTGGCCGGCGGCGACGGCACCGTGCAGTGCGTGCTCAGTCATGTGTTGCTCGACGATCTTTTCGATACGCTGCCGGTACTCGCCCTCGTGCCCACTGGCAGCACCAACATGACCGCCCGCGACGTGGGTTTCGTCGATGTACGGCGTCGCGGCTGGCAGCCCCTGCTCGACTGGGCGGCCTCGGGCGGCCGGCAAAGCCGCGCCACGATCGCCGATCGCGCCGTGCTGCGCATCCAGGCCTCGGACAGCCAACCCGCCGTATGCGGGATGTTTTTCGGTGTCGGCGCGGTGCACCACGCCGTTCAGTACACCCAGCAGAACCTGCATAGCAAAGGCCTTCGGGGCGAGGCCGGCCCGGGCCTGGCGTTCCTGCGCTTCCTCAAATCCGTAGCCCTGCAGGACCGCCGGCATTTCGCCCCGACCCGGATTCGCCTGGTCGACGACGCAGGCCGCACAGTGGACGATCCCACCTTGCTGATGGTGGCTTCGACCCTCGATCGGCTGGTCCTGAGTTTCCACCCGTTCTGGGGCCGCGAACAGGCCCCGATCGCCTGGACCACGATCAGCCAGAATGCCTCGCGCTTCCTGCTGCGCCTGCCCTTTGTCGCGCGTGGCTGGTCGCGCGGCTTCAAGGCCGCGGAAGGCGCCGGCTACGTCAGCCACAACAGCCACGAGCTCCGACTGGCGTTCGACGACGGATTCATCGTCGACGGCGAATTTTATCGCAGTCGCCCCGACGACGGCCCGGTCCGCCTGTCCGTGGCCGGCCATGTTCCCTTTCTGAGTCTCTGA
- a CDS encoding nucleotidyltransferase family protein encodes MTGQDADTRGWVAIVLAGDRGADDPVARATGAGCKAMADVAGQPLLGRVLDTLARCDDISECRVVGPDTAIVDTNPALRALIAAADARWIAPGLSPVASALAALDTIAVGRPALITTADHALLTPDMVAAMCRPDRDLDLGVGLVDYARVRAAYPASRRTATRLGPGAYCGCNLFAVYRPAGRRLVERWRQVENERKHPARIVAGMLGWVALARYAARALSLEAAFNGLSKRHGLKAGPILLNEPNAAVDVDSVADLRQVEAILRAGS; translated from the coding sequence GTGACCGGGCAGGACGCGGATACTCGCGGCTGGGTTGCCATCGTCCTCGCCGGCGACCGCGGCGCCGACGATCCCGTGGCCCGCGCCACCGGCGCCGGGTGCAAGGCAATGGCCGACGTGGCCGGCCAGCCGTTGCTGGGCCGGGTACTGGATACGCTGGCGCGCTGCGACGACATCAGCGAATGCCGCGTGGTCGGCCCGGACACCGCCATCGTCGATACCAACCCCGCATTGCGCGCGCTGATCGCCGCGGCCGATGCGCGCTGGATCGCGCCCGGGCTCTCACCCGTGGCCAGCGCCCTGGCCGCGCTCGACACCATTGCCGTCGGGCGGCCGGCGCTCATCACTACGGCCGACCACGCATTACTCACCCCCGACATGGTCGCCGCCATGTGCCGACCGGATCGCGATCTCGATCTCGGCGTGGGCCTGGTGGATTACGCGCGCGTCCGGGCGGCCTATCCCGCCAGCCGGCGCACCGCGACCCGGCTGGGCCCAGGCGCCTACTGCGGCTGCAACCTGTTCGCCGTGTACCGCCCGGCCGGGCGCCGCCTGGTCGAACGCTGGCGCCAGGTCGAGAACGAACGCAAGCATCCCGCGCGTATCGTCGCCGGCATGCTCGGCTGGGTCGCGCTGGCACGCTATGCCGCGCGCGCACTGTCACTCGAGGCTGCCTTCAACGGGCTGTCGAAACGCCATGGCCTGAAGGCCGGGCCGATACTACTGAATGAGCCCAATGCCGCCGTCGACGTTGATTCAGTCGCCGACCTGCGCCAGGTCGAGGCGATTCTGCGCGCCGGCAGCTGA